The bacterium genome contains a region encoding:
- a CDS encoding putative metallopeptidase has product MKKYKKGQKSIGKVSWELDPEIRKRTKKLIEVLDLNWLTFDRIFFYRSQNSKARAYARTWGLPNLWQRTLNVPPAYMVEVISEHFDKLSEKEQDKVLLHELTHIPKNFSGALIPHTRHKKGSFHDRLEILIEQYHASQRF; this is encoded by the coding sequence ATGAAAAAGTACAAAAAGGGTCAGAAGTCTATAGGAAAGGTCAGTTGGGAGTTAGATCCTGAAATTAGAAAAAGAACAAAAAAATTAATTGAAGTTCTTGACTTAAATTGGTTAACTTTTGATAGAATATTCTTCTATAGATCACAAAATTCAAAAGCACGCGCCTACGCCAGAACTTGGGGATTACCCAACCTTTGGCAAAGGACTTTAAATGTTCCACCTGCATATATGGTTGAAGTTATTTCTGAACATTTTGATAAACTAAGTGAAAAAGAACAGGACAAAGTACTATTACACGAGTTAACACATATCCCTAAAAACTTTTCAGGAGCACTAATACCCCACACTAGACACAAAAAGGGTAGTTTCCATGACAGACTGGAGATCCTGATTGAACAATATCATGCATCTCAAAGATTTTAA
- the ruvC gene encoding crossover junction endodeoxyribonuclease RuvC, protein MKILGIDPGTATTGFGCIEVTDITTISGKGLKVIEWGLIETSKDLLKEERLEIIFEKTVDLINKYKPDVFVFEKVFFATNAKTVIAVGQAQGAILLAARKTKTFVAEYAPGTIKKLITGSGRANKKEVQIHVRKILGNKVKSENKKKTHFDNAADALAIAMTHAMTINEVKFIDSKKS, encoded by the coding sequence ATGAAAATACTAGGCATTGATCCAGGAACAGCAACTACTGGTTTTGGTTGTATTGAAGTAACTGATATAACTACAATTTCAGGAAAAGGATTAAAAGTTATTGAGTGGGGCTTAATTGAAACAAGTAAAGATCTTCTAAAAGAGGAAAGATTAGAAATCATATTTGAAAAAACAGTAGATCTTATTAACAAATACAAACCTGACGTTTTTGTTTTTGAAAAAGTTTTTTTTGCAACCAACGCTAAAACAGTAATTGCAGTAGGTCAAGCACAAGGCGCCATTCTATTGGCTGCAAGAAAGACTAAAACTTTTGTGGCAGAATATGCCCCTGGAACTATTAAAAAATTAATTACAGGATCAGGTCGTGCAAATAAAAAAGAGGTTCAGATACACGTTAGAAAGATATTGGGCAATAAGGTTAAAAGCGAAAATAAGAAAAAGACACATTTTGACAATGCGGCTGATGCTTTGGCTATTGCCATGACCCACGCTATGACTATAAACGAAGTAAAATTTATAGATTCTAAAAAGAGTTAA
- the rplS gene encoding 50S ribosomal protein L19 — translation MALKIKHNETEFGVGDRIKVFQRIKEGEKTRVAFFEGMVLGIKGEGNGKTFTVRRIGEATIGIERIFPISLPTIEKIEVVKKGTRGVKQAKLYYTRDKSTKEIDKIYSRNNRKELAKSAPKKTVKKSSKK, via the coding sequence ATGGCATTAAAAATTAAACACAATGAAACAGAGTTTGGAGTTGGAGATAGGATAAAAGTCTTTCAAAGAATTAAAGAAGGTGAAAAAACTCGTGTCGCCTTTTTTGAGGGTATGGTTTTAGGTATTAAAGGTGAAGGCAATGGAAAAACTTTTACAGTCAGAAGAATTGGTGAAGCCACAATTGGAATTGAAAGAATTTTTCCAATTTCTCTTCCAACAATTGAAAAAATTGAAGTTGTTAAAAAAGGAACAAGAGGTGTAAAACAAGCAAAACTTTATTACACCAGAGATAAATCAACAAAAGAAATAGACAAAATTTACTCAAGGAATAATAGAAAAGAATTAGCTAAATCTGCTCCAAAAAAGACTGTCAAAAAATCTTCGAAAAAATAA
- the dnaE gene encoding DNA polymerase III subunit alpha: MSKFVHLHNHTEYSLLDGMSKIKKLFSHIKENNMDAIAITDHGAMYGVVEFFKEGKKQEVKPIIGLEGYVTRSMEEKVKDNFHITLLAKDYEGYKNLMKLTSIAHMEGYYYRPRFTKEILAKHKKGIVCFSGCPAAEIPRHLIDKNYKEAKKLTEWYLDTFGEDFYMEIQRHHYEKIIPSVKDTILRTDLQKVADNSVLFEEGVVKLSRDLGIPLVATNDAHYIKKDDATAQDALVCIATGKNVTDVKRLRYIDNPDFYIKTPEEMQEVFPDLPDAIENTVKIANKCNLEIPIGSWSFPKYDLPKGKTDSEYLEDLSWKFLPERVEILTDEVKERLKYELSIINTKGYAPYFLIVYDMVNWATNNGIITNTRGSAAGSLVSYVLGITTVNPLTYNLPFERFLNPYRPSPPDIDFDISDNRRDDVIRYIAKTYGEDKTAQICTFGRMLAKAAVRDIARVLGYPYAIGDKIAKLIPLGAQGFPMTVDRALNETPDLKSLYDSDSDTKKIIDLARDIEGNARHLSVHAAGVVVSPTKLTDFAPIQKEPSGEKTITQYEMHACEDVGLIKFDVLGIRNLSILGNAIKIVEDLRGIKIDLHKLPIDGAKDESAKKTYEMLSRGETMGTFQLNGSGMTKFLKELKPERVEDIMAMVALYRPGPLAVIPEYIARKNNPKLVKFLDPRMEKFLDKSYGLIVYQDDLLFCALELAGYTWEETDKFRKAVGKKIPEEMAAQKEKLTKGIIANGQTQKFADELWKLFEPFQSYGFNKAHAASYGMVAYYTSYMKANYPVEYMNALLSAESSDSEKVSQAVHECRRMGIIILNPDINESDLDFSISKDKDSLEEKAIRFGLSAIKNVGNIAIEIILEARKDGPFLSFMDFINRVDGRKVNKKVLESLIKVGAMDKFGKRTALLNAMDVIKSKLSKPKDNNGQFGLFSEEDETKISAFVSDSSVIDNSVDDFSDEERENFERDLLGFSISAKPIVELLEPLETEITHKVSEIVPDELRGKEIKIGVVVKEVRSILTKKNNSEMAFVKAEDTSGLIDIVVFPKLYQNVKNLLVDGKVLLITGKADLREDELSFLAESMVEFKNDGSHLVKIPAGTSKEKLLKLKNIFLKNTGNDEVSLYFEADGKKINVKQKVSWGQTLEDEIRKVFN; the protein is encoded by the coding sequence ATGTCTAAGTTTGTACATCTTCACAACCACACAGAATATTCACTTCTTGATGGGATGTCTAAAATAAAAAAACTTTTTAGCCATATTAAAGAAAATAATATGGATGCAATTGCAATTACTGATCATGGTGCAATGTATGGCGTTGTTGAATTTTTCAAAGAAGGTAAAAAACAGGAAGTTAAACCCATTATTGGTCTTGAGGGTTATGTGACTCGTTCAATGGAAGAAAAAGTAAAAGATAACTTTCATATAACGTTGCTCGCAAAAGACTATGAGGGTTATAAAAATCTAATGAAGCTAACTTCTATTGCTCATATGGAAGGTTACTATTACAGACCTCGCTTCACAAAAGAAATACTTGCCAAACACAAAAAAGGAATAGTTTGTTTTTCTGGTTGCCCTGCTGCTGAAATTCCAAGGCATTTGATAGACAAAAATTATAAAGAAGCCAAGAAGCTAACTGAATGGTATTTGGATACATTTGGAGAAGATTTCTATATGGAAATTCAACGTCATCACTATGAAAAAATTATTCCTAGTGTTAAAGATACAATTCTTAGAACTGACTTACAAAAGGTTGCTGACAATTCAGTGTTGTTTGAAGAAGGTGTTGTAAAATTATCTCGTGATTTAGGTATACCCCTTGTTGCTACAAATGATGCCCACTATATCAAAAAGGATGACGCAACTGCCCAAGATGCATTAGTCTGTATTGCAACTGGAAAAAATGTGACAGATGTTAAACGTTTACGATACATTGATAATCCTGACTTCTATATTAAAACTCCTGAAGAAATGCAAGAAGTATTCCCTGACTTACCAGATGCTATTGAAAACACAGTAAAAATTGCCAACAAGTGTAATTTAGAGATTCCAATCGGAAGTTGGTCATTTCCAAAATACGATTTACCCAAAGGAAAAACAGATAGTGAATATTTAGAAGATTTATCTTGGAAGTTTCTTCCAGAACGTGTTGAGATTTTAACTGATGAAGTCAAAGAAAGACTAAAATACGAACTTAGTATTATAAACACTAAAGGCTATGCACCTTACTTCTTGATTGTTTACGATATGGTTAATTGGGCCACCAACAATGGAATTATAACCAACACCAGGGGTTCAGCTGCAGGTTCACTTGTTTCATATGTCTTAGGTATTACAACAGTTAACCCTTTAACCTACAATTTACCGTTTGAGCGTTTTTTAAACCCCTATAGACCATCTCCACCTGATATTGACTTTGACATATCTGATAATAGACGTGATGACGTCATACGCTACATAGCAAAGACCTATGGTGAAGACAAAACCGCCCAAATATGTACTTTTGGGAGAATGCTTGCAAAAGCAGCTGTAAGGGATATTGCGCGAGTATTGGGTTACCCCTATGCAATTGGAGATAAAATAGCAAAATTAATACCCTTGGGGGCTCAAGGATTTCCGATGACAGTAGATAGAGCCCTAAATGAAACACCAGATTTAAAATCATTGTACGACAGTGACTCAGATACTAAAAAAATAATAGATTTAGCCAGAGACATTGAAGGTAACGCCAGACATTTATCTGTTCATGCTGCAGGGGTAGTAGTTTCACCTACCAAATTAACAGATTTCGCTCCAATTCAAAAAGAACCATCTGGGGAAAAAACAATTACACAGTACGAAATGCATGCTTGTGAAGATGTTGGTCTAATTAAATTTGATGTTCTAGGAATTCGTAACTTATCCATTTTAGGTAATGCAATTAAAATTGTTGAGGATTTACGGGGAATTAAGATTGATTTACATAAACTACCAATTGACGGAGCAAAAGATGAAAGTGCCAAAAAAACATATGAAATGCTTTCTCGTGGTGAAACAATGGGAACCTTTCAACTTAATGGATCAGGAATGACCAAGTTCTTAAAAGAACTAAAACCTGAAAGGGTTGAAGATATTATGGCCATGGTGGCTTTGTATCGTCCTGGACCATTAGCTGTAATACCAGAATATATTGCCAGAAAAAATAATCCAAAATTAGTTAAATTTTTAGACCCCAGAATGGAAAAGTTTTTAGATAAATCATATGGATTAATTGTCTATCAGGATGATCTTTTGTTCTGTGCCTTGGAGCTTGCTGGTTACACTTGGGAAGAAACAGATAAATTTAGAAAAGCAGTTGGTAAAAAAATACCTGAAGAAATGGCTGCCCAGAAGGAAAAATTAACCAAAGGAATTATTGCAAATGGCCAAACACAAAAATTTGCAGATGAGTTGTGGAAGCTTTTTGAACCTTTCCAGTCATATGGTTTTAACAAAGCTCACGCCGCATCATATGGCATGGTTGCCTATTACACCTCATATATGAAAGCAAATTATCCCGTTGAATATATGAACGCACTTCTTTCTGCTGAAAGTTCTGACTCTGAAAAAGTAAGTCAAGCTGTTCATGAATGTAGAAGAATGGGAATTATAATTTTAAACCCAGATATTAATGAATCTGATTTAGATTTTTCTATTTCAAAAGATAAAGATTCATTGGAAGAAAAAGCTATAAGATTTGGCTTGTCTGCTATTAAAAATGTAGGTAATATTGCAATTGAAATTATATTAGAAGCCAGGAAAGACGGTCCCTTTTTAAGTTTTATGGATTTTATAAACAGAGTAGATGGTAGAAAAGTAAATAAAAAAGTTTTGGAAAGTTTAATTAAAGTTGGCGCAATGGATAAATTTGGCAAAAGAACTGCACTCTTAAATGCTATGGATGTAATTAAGTCTAAGCTTTCAAAGCCAAAAGACAATAATGGCCAATTTGGTCTTTTTTCTGAAGAAGATGAAACTAAAATATCTGCATTTGTATCTGATTCATCAGTTATAGATAATTCTGTTGATGATTTTTCAGATGAGGAGAGAGAAAATTTTGAGAGAGACCTCTTAGGTTTTTCAATATCTGCAAAACCAATTGTTGAACTACTTGAACCATTAGAAACAGAAATTACACACAAAGTATCAGAAATAGTTCCAGATGAACTTAGGGGTAAGGAAATTAAAATTGGAGTTGTTGTTAAAGAAGTAAGATCAATTTTAACCAAAAAAAATAACTCAGAAATGGCATTTGTTAAAGCAGAAGATACTTCTGGACTAATAGACATAGTAGTTTTCCCCAAACTGTACCAAAATGTCAAAAATCTACTTGTAGATGGAAAAGTGCTCTTAATAACTGGTAAGGCTGATTTAAGAGAGGACGAATTATCATTTTTAGCAGAAAGTATGGTTGAATTTAAAAACGATGGTAGTCATCTAGTTAAAATTCCTGCAGGAACTTCAAAAGAAAAACTTCTCAAATTAAAAAACATTTTTTTAAAAAACACAGGTAACGATGAAGTTAGTTTGTATTTTGAGGCTGATGGAAAAAAAATTAATGTAAAACAGAAAGTAAGTTGGGGTCAGACGTTGGAAGATGAAATTAGAAAAGTTTTTAATTAA
- a CDS encoding GGDEF domain-containing protein — MADNIREDFKPDELEWKDEEEKSLRDFMTGAFSRNAFEVLAPRQFEESLRNNTPLTLVVIDLNDFKAVNDTLGHPEGDRRMTMFAKDLQNKLRDQDYFFRYGGDEFVLLMHSTDSQVAESKVLPKINNSLKLANLNAAIGFAGRVPEDTLETLLGRADQLMYKNKDEFRSKKNV; from the coding sequence ATGGCTGACAATATACGTGAGGATTTTAAACCTGATGAGTTGGAATGGAAAGATGAGGAGGAAAAATCCTTACGTGATTTTATGACCGGTGCATTTAGTAGAAATGCCTTTGAGGTATTAGCACCTAGACAGTTTGAAGAATCTCTAAGAAACAACACACCATTAACACTAGTTGTAATTGATTTGAATGACTTTAAGGCGGTCAATGACACACTAGGTCATCCTGAAGGTGATAGAAGGATGACTATGTTCGCCAAAGACTTACAAAATAAACTAAGAGATCAAGATTACTTTTTTAGATATGGTGGAGATGAATTTGTATTATTAATGCATTCAACAGATAGCCAGGTTGCTGAATCAAAGGTTTTACCAAAGATAAACAATTCCCTGAAGCTTGCGAACCTCAATGCAGCAATAGGTTTTGCTGGAAGAGTCCCAGAAGATACACTCGAGACTCTATTAGGCCGAGCTGACCAGCTAATGTATAAGAATAAAGATGAGTTTAGAAGCAAAAAAAATGTCTAA